One window from the genome of Gimesia aquarii encodes:
- a CDS encoding [protein-PII] uridylyltransferase family protein has translation MNKPLITENPAKLLDSNVPIADADVQNILSEIGFTDQERALIRLREMCSTERIRTELTLILPTLLQSLSDAATPDGSLINFERFINSVSNPEAMLSFLTENPRAVEILVKLFVGSQFLSEILLKNPDYLERLTSYNRIAEFKSQQQFYSEAMAAVRLESKSTAEKFDVLRRFQRWELLRIGACDTFGLMDLKNITVQLSLLADGLVQTCLTIISEELELSVDDFAVLAFGKLGGEELNYSSDIDLVFIAGANSTQYWQLGQRLIKSLMESTSEGFLYRVDMRLRPWGRSGALVTTVDAYVDYFAKHGRLWEKQAMLKARIIAGNQKLGVEFFRRIEPQIYNCDQEAVRKNALEMKQRIEKELKKKGKNWGEVKSGKGSIRDVEFTTQYLQMSNGADYPAVRSINTLDGLVRLVDHGLIQADEYQHLTSGYVFFRKIEHALQLMHYNQEHLMPTDERELAYLARRLDFRDGQQLVQFYEQHRKAVRKIYKKYIYDPVLPHSENGSADSEQENHLIEMMSASYSKVFNEIEIEKHSKMAKKLGDSNIVEIETENLPETQIRLTMVGFDQIGDLSLICGLLFVYGFDIQKGHLFTNQKVRPVVASKGRSAKASEKSKNPRKFVIVLDVKSPAATVEPTVWVNYKNDLTELLNKVESGKKREAVGELAKRVAGALRDLSHASQVLYPVEIELDNESDSRYTILRIQSEDTIGFLYELTNALSMSGFDIVRMVIDSEGAKVSDLLYVTDEKGEKINSEEQQQGLRAAVVLIKHFTHLLPRSPNPESALLHFREFLEQLFKQPNWVEEISSLERTSVLSALAKLLGVSDFLWEDFLRLQHSNLFPVVANVEELQNRLSIEDLRAELASELEQVTSREELSEKLNAFKDRAMLRKDMRHILGHISEFGQFSEELTDVAEVVVQGAYEICDQELQERYGIPTLESGEPCSLSICALGKCGGRELGFASDIELMFIYEGSGQTTGTEVITNNEYYLKLVEKFTKMIKARSEGIFQIDLRLRPYGQAGSLAVSAEAFQSYFSYGGASWPYERQALVKLRPIAADEEFGNHVVRMRDAILYSGKPFDVAAMLAMREKQIQQLVKGGTINAKLGDGGLVDCEYLIQGLQITYGHRNPMLRTTNTLEGITALKELGLISPDDFQNLRNAYIFLRRLIDALRMVRGNAKDLTVPPQEQEEFEFLARRLGYGSHTKKLQEEITSTMDRVRDFSRLLEPIKAMTIRTNG, from the coding sequence ATCTCTTTCTGATGCAGCCACTCCCGATGGTTCATTAATTAATTTTGAACGTTTTATCAACAGTGTCTCCAATCCGGAAGCAATGCTCAGCTTTCTGACAGAAAATCCGCGCGCTGTCGAAATACTGGTAAAACTGTTTGTGGGAAGTCAGTTTTTATCAGAAATCCTTTTAAAAAATCCGGATTATCTGGAGCGACTGACCAGTTACAATCGCATTGCTGAGTTTAAGAGCCAACAGCAGTTCTATTCAGAAGCAATGGCTGCGGTGCGATTGGAATCCAAATCAACGGCAGAAAAATTCGATGTACTCCGACGGTTCCAACGCTGGGAACTGTTGCGAATTGGAGCCTGTGACACATTTGGTTTGATGGATCTGAAAAACATCACGGTTCAACTCTCATTGCTCGCCGACGGTTTGGTCCAAACCTGCCTGACAATTATTTCAGAAGAACTGGAGTTGTCAGTAGATGATTTTGCCGTCCTGGCGTTTGGAAAGCTGGGAGGCGAAGAGTTAAATTATAGCTCTGATATTGATCTCGTATTCATTGCGGGAGCGAACTCGACACAATACTGGCAACTGGGACAGCGTCTCATTAAATCACTGATGGAATCAACGTCTGAGGGATTTCTGTATCGTGTGGATATGCGTTTGCGCCCCTGGGGTCGATCAGGTGCCCTCGTCACGACAGTTGATGCTTATGTTGATTACTTTGCCAAACATGGACGTCTCTGGGAAAAACAGGCGATGTTAAAGGCACGCATCATTGCTGGAAATCAGAAACTGGGTGTTGAATTCTTTCGTCGGATTGAACCACAAATCTATAACTGTGATCAGGAAGCGGTTAGAAAAAATGCACTGGAGATGAAACAACGCATTGAAAAAGAACTCAAAAAGAAGGGGAAAAACTGGGGCGAAGTCAAATCCGGAAAAGGATCCATCCGGGATGTCGAGTTTACCACTCAATATTTGCAAATGTCCAATGGCGCAGATTATCCTGCTGTTCGTAGTATCAATACGTTAGATGGTCTCGTAAGACTGGTTGATCATGGATTAATTCAGGCAGATGAATATCAACACTTAACCAGCGGTTATGTGTTTTTTCGAAAAATCGAACACGCTCTTCAGTTGATGCATTATAACCAGGAGCACCTCATGCCAACTGATGAACGCGAACTGGCATACCTCGCCCGACGACTCGATTTTCGTGATGGTCAACAACTGGTTCAATTCTATGAGCAGCATCGCAAAGCAGTGAGAAAAATATACAAAAAATACATCTATGACCCAGTTTTACCTCACTCAGAAAATGGCTCGGCTGACTCAGAACAAGAAAACCATCTGATCGAAATGATGTCTGCTTCCTATTCTAAAGTGTTTAACGAAATAGAAATTGAAAAACACAGTAAGATGGCCAAGAAACTGGGTGATTCCAACATAGTAGAAATTGAAACGGAAAACTTACCTGAGACACAGATTCGACTCACGATGGTTGGATTTGATCAAATTGGAGACTTATCTTTAATTTGCGGTCTTCTGTTTGTATATGGTTTTGATATTCAAAAAGGTCACCTGTTTACGAATCAGAAAGTCAGACCCGTTGTGGCCTCAAAAGGTCGATCTGCCAAAGCCTCTGAAAAATCGAAAAACCCTCGTAAGTTTGTCATTGTACTTGATGTCAAATCGCCAGCCGCAACTGTAGAGCCAACCGTTTGGGTAAACTATAAGAATGATTTAACGGAACTGTTAAACAAAGTTGAGTCGGGAAAAAAGCGGGAAGCAGTAGGTGAACTCGCAAAGCGGGTCGCAGGTGCGTTACGCGATCTATCACATGCCAGCCAGGTTCTTTATCCCGTCGAGATTGAATTAGATAATGAGTCAGACAGCCGATACACCATTTTACGAATTCAATCCGAAGACACAATTGGATTCCTTTACGAACTCACCAATGCACTTTCCATGAGCGGTTTCGACATTGTGCGAATGGTCATTGATTCAGAGGGAGCGAAAGTCAGTGACTTACTTTACGTAACTGATGAAAAAGGAGAGAAAATTAACTCAGAGGAACAACAACAGGGCTTACGAGCCGCTGTCGTGTTAATCAAACATTTCACTCACTTATTACCACGATCTCCCAATCCAGAATCTGCATTATTACATTTTAGAGAATTTCTGGAACAGCTTTTCAAGCAACCGAACTGGGTTGAAGAAATATCTTCACTCGAACGCACGAGCGTTCTCAGTGCGTTAGCAAAACTTCTCGGTGTAAGTGATTTTCTATGGGAAGATTTTCTGCGATTGCAACATTCTAATCTGTTCCCGGTTGTGGCCAATGTGGAAGAACTACAAAATCGCCTCTCCATCGAAGATCTGAGAGCCGAACTTGCCAGTGAATTGGAACAAGTAACTTCCCGCGAAGAGCTATCGGAAAAATTGAACGCCTTCAAAGATCGGGCAATGTTGCGCAAGGATATGAGACATATTTTAGGTCACATTTCTGAATTTGGGCAATTTTCGGAAGAACTGACAGACGTAGCAGAAGTTGTTGTTCAGGGAGCTTATGAAATCTGTGATCAAGAGCTTCAAGAACGGTATGGAATTCCCACCTTAGAATCGGGAGAACCCTGTTCCCTTTCAATTTGTGCTTTAGGAAAATGTGGAGGACGTGAACTCGGCTTTGCTTCAGACATCGAACTCATGTTTATCTATGAAGGATCAGGTCAAACAACAGGAACGGAAGTCATTACCAATAATGAATACTATCTGAAACTGGTCGAAAAGTTCACCAAGATGATCAAGGCACGCAGCGAAGGGATTTTCCAAATTGACCTGCGACTTCGCCCTTACGGGCAAGCTGGTAGTTTGGCTGTCTCTGCAGAAGCATTCCAGAGTTATTTTTCCTACGGAGGGGCAAGCTGGCCTTATGAGCGACAGGCTCTTGTTAAGTTGCGTCCGATTGCAGCTGACGAAGAATTCGGAAACCATGTCGTTAGAATGCGTGATGCAATCCTTTATTCAGGAAAACCATTTGATGTGGCAGCCATGCTAGCGATGCGCGAAAAGCAGATCCAACAATTGGTGAAAGGGGGCACAATCAATGCTAAACTCGGCGATGGAGGCCTTGTCGATTGCGAATATCTCATTCAAGGACTTCAAATCACCTATGGCCACCGTAATCCGATGCTACGCACAACAAATACATTGGAAGGGATTACTGCGTTGAAGGAACTGGGATTAATCAGCCCTGATGATTTTCAAAATTTACGTAACGCCTATATCTTTTTACGCAGATTAATTGATGCACTGAGGATGGTGAGAGGAAATGCAAAAGACTTAACAGTCCCCCCTCAAGAACAAGAAGAATTTGAATTTCTTGCTCGTAGACTGGGCTATGGTTCTCACACAAAAAAATTGCAGGAAGAAATCACTTCGACTATGGACCGTGTTCGTGACTTCAGTCGCTTATTAGAGCCAATCAAAGCTATGACTATTCGCACAAATGGCTAA
- a CDS encoding endonuclease/exonuclease/phosphatase family protein — translation MRLLSYNIHKGIGGRDRRYRLERVLSVIESENPDIICLHEVDRNVKRSRFNNQPKIFAEYFNMTESLFQLNVKLKTGGYGNLILSRWPFISQHQISLTMKRRKSRGAQIAIVDSPEGAFQLVNFHLGLAEKERHWQINHLLTHRLFEEGNGYPTVVVGDTNDWRNTLAKAQLSQHDFQEVTHPPSKFRSFPAYMPVGTLDKAFIRGEIGVRNVKLTRSKLSREASDHLPLVVDFHLNHHAKDFIKKAGH, via the coding sequence ATGCGTTTATTAAGCTACAATATTCATAAGGGAATTGGTGGACGAGACCGGCGTTATCGCTTGGAACGAGTTCTGAGTGTGATTGAATCAGAGAACCCTGACATCATTTGTTTACATGAAGTAGATCGAAATGTAAAACGCTCCCGGTTTAATAATCAGCCTAAAATCTTTGCTGAGTATTTCAATATGACTGAGTCTCTATTCCAGTTAAATGTGAAACTGAAGACCGGTGGCTATGGAAATTTAATCCTTTCACGTTGGCCCTTTATTTCTCAACATCAGATCTCTCTGACTATGAAAAGGCGTAAATCGCGAGGCGCACAAATTGCGATTGTTGATTCCCCGGAAGGTGCATTTCAATTAGTCAATTTCCACTTGGGATTGGCTGAGAAAGAAAGGCACTGGCAGATTAACCATTTGTTGACACATCGATTGTTTGAGGAAGGGAATGGCTATCCTACTGTGGTGGTCGGTGATACAAACGACTGGAGGAATACATTGGCGAAAGCACAACTTTCGCAGCATGATTTTCAGGAAGTCACCCATCCCCCTTCGAAATTTCGTTCATTTCCAGCCTATATGCCTGTAGGTACTTTGGATAAGGCATTCATTCGTGGAGAGATAGGTGTTAGAAATGTGAAGCTGACTCGCTCGAAACTTTCAAGAGAAGCTTCAGACCATTTACCGCTGGTGGTCGATTTTCATTTAAACCATCATGCAAAAGACTTTATAAAAAAAGCAGGGCATTGA
- a CDS encoding sulfatase family protein, protein MNLLRKSTTLLILIFCLTSSRHVVRAESKADHPNIVMIISDDQAWNDYRFMGHEVIHTPNLDKLASESAVFKRGYVPTSLCRPSLMTLVTGLYPYQHKITGNDPPKGMNRQKLLKHVQSVDCLPAMLGKLGYQSFQSGKWWEGKPELAGFTSAMTHGDPKRGGRHGDLGLKVGREGMAPVFEFIDQCGKDPFYLWYAPFLPHTPHNPPKRLLDKYRNSELPIELSYYYAMCEWFDETCGQLLDYLDQKGLSQNTIVVYVTDNGWIQYVPESNQERKKMKRRFRYAPKSKRSPYDGGIRTPIMFRWPEKIKPAEYDTLVSSIDIVPTLLYAVGLKPTKAMQGIDLLKVMEHGGKTQRKAIFGDIYEHDMVDIDDPASSLKYRWCIEGNWKAIIPGPRLANEKVELFNLSKDPFEKKNLAAEYPEKANQLLKLTNAWWDGSEK, encoded by the coding sequence GTGAATTTATTGAGGAAGTCTACAACATTACTGATTCTAATTTTTTGCTTAACAAGTTCGCGCCATGTTGTAAGAGCAGAATCAAAGGCCGATCATCCGAATATTGTGATGATTATCTCAGACGATCAGGCATGGAACGATTATCGGTTTATGGGGCATGAAGTTATTCACACTCCCAATTTAGATAAATTGGCATCGGAAAGTGCCGTATTTAAAAGAGGCTACGTTCCTACTAGCTTGTGTCGTCCCAGCCTGATGACTCTTGTGACTGGCTTATACCCTTACCAACATAAAATTACAGGCAACGATCCTCCTAAGGGAATGAACCGACAGAAGTTGTTAAAGCATGTTCAGAGTGTAGATTGTTTGCCTGCGATGTTAGGAAAGCTAGGCTATCAGAGCTTCCAATCGGGAAAATGGTGGGAAGGTAAACCGGAACTAGCCGGTTTTACTTCTGCCATGACTCATGGTGATCCCAAACGGGGAGGAAGACACGGAGATCTAGGACTTAAAGTTGGCCGAGAGGGGATGGCTCCTGTTTTTGAGTTTATTGATCAATGTGGAAAAGATCCCTTTTACTTGTGGTACGCTCCTTTTTTGCCTCACACTCCCCATAACCCACCAAAGCGATTATTGGATAAGTATCGTAATTCTGAGCTACCGATCGAACTATCCTATTATTATGCGATGTGTGAATGGTTTGATGAAACTTGTGGACAGCTACTGGATTATCTTGATCAAAAGGGGCTTTCCCAAAATACGATTGTCGTTTATGTGACCGATAATGGCTGGATTCAATATGTTCCTGAGTCCAATCAGGAACGAAAAAAAATGAAACGCAGGTTTCGATATGCACCCAAATCAAAACGCAGTCCCTATGACGGCGGAATTCGAACTCCAATTATGTTTCGCTGGCCTGAAAAAATAAAACCGGCTGAATATGACACACTCGTCAGCAGTATTGATATCGTGCCGACTTTGTTGTATGCAGTCGGTCTGAAACCAACTAAGGCGATGCAAGGAATTGACCTGTTAAAGGTAATGGAGCATGGGGGGAAAACACAGCGAAAAGCCATCTTCGGCGATATTTATGAGCATGATATGGTAGACATTGATGATCCTGCTTCGAGTCTCAAGTATCGTTGGTGTATTGAAGGAAATTGGAAGGCCATTATTCCCGGACCTCGACTCGCAAACGAGAAAGTGGAGTTATTTAATCTTTCGAAAGATCCTTTTGAGAAAAAGAACCTCGCAGCTGAGTATCCTGAGAAGGCGAATCAGTTATTGAAACTAACCAATGCATGGTGGGATGGTTCTGAAAAATAG
- a CDS encoding prealbumin-like fold domain-containing protein, translated as MNRRELYFNQCLLCLGLILLIVQPIQAAEWGTLTGQFLYTGKPTRPQKLDVSRDQEICGQFSDQIVDQSLVIGKNGGVKNVFIYLRASKLNDAQIHSSYQKLPQTVTIQNKGCIFQPHVSGLWVKKQQLLATNQDLCAHGFQVKAYRNHSLNQVLPPGEKMMHRFEYGEKLPLRMSCSIHPWQEGWLVALNHPYFATTDETGLFIIKNLPVGEWEFQLWQEKAGYLVAKDEWKRGRVKMKISPGKNDLGVLKVTPQMFVGK; from the coding sequence TTGAATCGACGCGAACTATATTTCAATCAGTGTCTATTGTGTTTGGGGCTGATCCTGTTGATTGTACAACCAATTCAGGCCGCAGAATGGGGGACATTGACTGGGCAATTTCTCTATACAGGTAAACCGACTCGGCCTCAAAAACTCGATGTTAGTCGAGACCAGGAAATTTGTGGACAGTTCAGCGACCAGATCGTAGATCAATCATTAGTCATTGGCAAAAATGGTGGGGTCAAGAACGTTTTTATCTATTTAAGGGCATCTAAGCTCAACGATGCGCAAATTCACTCAAGTTACCAAAAATTACCTCAGACCGTCACGATTCAAAACAAGGGGTGTATTTTTCAACCACACGTTTCTGGGCTCTGGGTTAAGAAACAGCAATTATTGGCAACGAATCAGGATCTTTGTGCACATGGTTTCCAAGTAAAGGCTTATCGAAATCACAGTCTCAATCAGGTATTACCTCCTGGTGAAAAAATGATGCATCGTTTTGAATATGGTGAAAAGCTCCCTTTGCGCATGAGCTGTAGTATTCACCCTTGGCAGGAAGGTTGGTTGGTTGCTCTTAATCATCCTTATTTTGCAACGACAGATGAGACAGGTTTATTCATCATTAAGAATTTGCCTGTGGGTGAGTGGGAATTTCAACTATGGCAAGAAAAAGCAGGGTATCTTGTTGCGAAGGATGAATGGAAGCGGGGACGAGTTAAGATGAAGATATCGCCAGGTAAAAATGATCTGGGAGTATTAAAAGTCACTCCGCAAATGTTCGTAGGAAAGTAA